The Gemella massiliensis DNA segment CAACAATATATCCTTCCTTTTCAAGATACATCACCAATAATTTTCTAATTCTTTCTTCATCATCAACTATTAAAATTCTTTCAGCCACTTAAAAGCTCACCCCCTATAATCTACTTATCACCGTTTTTAGCCTTATTTATTAATCTCTTAACTTCATGAATAGTTAAAATGCGATATTCACCTTTTCTTAACCCCTCCAAAGTTAAATCCTCAATTGATTCACGTTTTAATTTTAATACTTCATAACCCAATGCTTCAAACATCTTTCTTATCTGTCTATTTTTTCCTTCATGAATAGTAAGTCTAACTAAGGTGTTGGAACTTTTATTTTTATTTTTTACAATACTTACTTCTGCCGGAGATGTTTTATAATCATCTATTTTTACTCCGGAACGTAGTATTTTTAAATGTTTTTCCTCTAACTTTCCATTAATTTTAGCAATGTACGTTTTTCTTATTTTATGACTTGGATGTGTAATGAGATTTATAAATTCTCCGTCATTTGACATTATAAGAACACCGGATGTATCATAATCTAATCTTCCTACAGGTACTACTCTTTCATTTACTGCTTCAAAAAAGTCTTTAACACAAGTTCTTTCTTTCTCATCCGCCATAGAAGTAATTACTTTTTCCGGTTTATAAAATAAATAATACCTTTTGTTTTCTTTTAAAAGCCTTGTCCCCTCCACAATAATTATATCACTAGGTTCTGCTTTTGCACCTAATTCTCTTACTACTGAACCATTTACACTGACCTTCCCATCCAATATTAATTGCTCAGCTTTTCTTCTTGATGTATATCCTGAGGCAGCTATTAATTTTTGCAGTCTTTCCGCCATTTTATATCTCCTAATCTTTTAAAAATTTGGTTAATTCATCTTCATTAATAATTTCTGATTTCGGCAATTCTTCCAGACTTTCTAACCCAAAAACATCCAAAAACAATTCCGTTGTTTCATATAATTTCGGTTTCCCGATTGTGTCTAGTGTTTTATTTGATACAATTAATTCCTTATTTACAAGAGAGTATATTATAGTATCACTGTTGACACCTCTTATTTTATCAATTTGAGTCTTTGTTATTGGTTGATTGTACGCTATTATTGCCAATGTTTCGAGTGAAGATTTTGATAATTTTACTAAATTTTTTGAAACAATAGCCTTTTTTATCATATTATATATTTCATCTTTTATCAACATTTTATATAATGAACCATATTTTTTAATCGTTAAAGAATTATTCTTTTTATTATATTCTTCACAGAAAACATTA contains these protein-coding regions:
- a CDS encoding pseudouridine synthase encodes the protein MAERLQKLIAASGYTSRRKAEQLILDGKVSVNGSVVRELGAKAEPSDIIIVEGTRLLKENKRYYLFYKPEKVITSMADEKERTCVKDFFEAVNERVVPVGRLDYDTSGVLIMSNDGEFINLITHPSHKIRKTYIAKINGKLEEKHLKILRSGVKIDDYKTSPAEVSIVKNKNKSSNTLVRLTIHEGKNRQIRKMFEALGYEVLKLKRESIEDLTLEGLRKGEYRILTIHEVKRLINKAKNGDK
- the scpB gene encoding SMC-Scp complex subunit ScpB, encoding MLLDETRKTIEALLFMKGEDGVSIEFFSTFMEIDSAEAQNMLNVFCEEYNKKNNSLTIKKYGSLYKMLIKDEIYNMIKKAIVSKNLVKLSKSSLETLAIIAYNQPITKTQIDKIRGVNSDTIIYSLVNKELIVSNKTLDTIGKPKLYETTELFLDVFGLESLEELPKSEIINEDELTKFLKD